The Cyprinus carpio isolate SPL01 chromosome A5, ASM1834038v1, whole genome shotgun sequence genome has a segment encoding these proteins:
- the LOC109048738 gene encoding tyrosine-protein kinase ABL1 isoform X2, with the protein MKMLEICLKLVGCKSKKGLSSSSSCYFEEALQRPDFEAPGLSEAARWNSKENLLAGPSENDPNLFVALYDFVASGDNTLSITKGEKLRVLGYNHNGEWCEAQTKNGQGWVPSNYITPVNSLEKHSWYHGPVSRNAAEYLLSSGINGSFLVRESESSPGQRSISLRYEGRVYHYRINTASDGKLYVSSESRFNTLAELVHHHSTVSDGLITTLHYPAPKRNKPTIYGVSPNYDKWEMERTDITMKHKLGGGQYGEVYEGVWKKYNLTVAVKTLKEDTMEVEEFLKEAAVMKEIKHPNLVQLLGVCTREPPFYIITEFMTHGNLLDYLRECNHKEVNAVVLLYMATQISSAMEYLEKKNFIHRDLAARNCLVGENHLVKVADFGLSRLMTEETYIAHVGAKFPIKWTAPESLAYNKFSIKSDVWAFGVLLWEIATYGMSPYPGIDLSQVYELLEKDYRMDRPEGCPEKVYELMRACWRWNPAERPSFAETHQAFETMFQESSISDEVEKELGKKGKKLTLGPMQQAPELPTKTRTVRRHADSRDGDSPDAAEAEVTGPPMLPRPVLDSNLNEDDRLLAKDKFRMNPFSLIKKKKRTAPAPPKRSSSFGKMDGHLDRRGLASDCKDDFNNGAPINDCIDSSHLVSSNCTTIVGVTNGAPAYPGQLFPSHSRKKCTTSAGGGKLATTPPTEEDTMSNSKRFLRSSSASSMPPGSERTEWKSVTLPRDIQSSHFDSGTFGGKPALPRKKADCVPRGGTLTPPPRLPKKTDSDAPDDVFKDSESSPGSSPLTLTPKLSRRTESSKTSALQAELFKPNVLPPLGDECRPRRLKNSSEVPGQREREKGKFTKPKPAPPLPPVSSGKSGKTSRSPTLDVSSDTKVKGSSEHNPPSPGSAEQGKGVSLSQENAKKVPKNTSKAQPPKTTSISPSGQLPGMGTGSALSDPGSNFIPLMTTRRSLRKTRQPSERLSNSCITREMVLESTELLRAAIGRMSEQTGSHSAVLEAGKNLSKYCASYVESIQQMRNKFAFREAINKLESSLRELQICPAATGGANTPQDFSKLLSSVKEISDIVQR; encoded by the exons ATGAAAATGTTGGAGATTTGTCTAAAATTGGTGGGCTGTAAATCCAAAAAAGGTCTTTCTTCGTCCTCCAGCTGTTACTTTGAAG AAGCGCTTCAGCGGCCGGATTTCGAGGCTCCGGGTCTGTCCGAGGCGGCACGCTGGAACTCCAAAGAGAATCTGCTGGCGGGACCCAGCGAAAATGACCCCAATCTGTTCGTAGCGCTGTATGACTTCGTCGCGAGTGGCGATAACACTCTCAGCATCACCAAAG GAGAGAAGCTGAGGGTTCTGGGATACAATCACAATGGCGAGTGGTGCGAGGCGCAGACCAAGAACGGCCAGGGCTGGGTTCCCAGCAACTACATCACACCCGTCAACAGCCTGGAGAAGCACAGCTGGTACCACGGGCCCGTGTCCCGCAACGCCGCCGAGTACCTGCTGAGCAGCGGCATCAACGGCAGCTTTCTGGTGCGGGAGAGCGAGAGCAGCCCGGGACAGAGGTCCATCTCGCTGCGCTACGAGGGCCGCGTCTACCACTACCGCATCAACACGGCCTCCGACGGCAAG CTGTATGTTTCGTCGGAGAGCCGCTTTAACACACTCGCGGAGCTGGTGCACCATCACTCCACGGTGTCTGACGGTCTGATCACCACGCTGCATTACCCAGCGCCCAAACGCAACAAGCCCACCATCTACGGCGTCTCGCCCAACTACGACAAATGGGAGATGGAGCGCACAGATATCACCATGAAACACAAGCTGGGAGGAGGACAGTACGGAGAGGTGTACGAGGGAGTCTGGAAGAAATACAACCTGACCGTGGCGGTCAAAACACTGAAG GAGGACACGATGGAAGTGGAGGAGTTTTTAAAAGAAGCCGCGGTCATGAAAGAAATCAAACATCCGAACCTGGTGCAGCTGTTGG GTGTCTGCACACGGGAACCTCCGTTTTACATCATCACTGAGTTCATGACCCACGGAAACCTGCTGGATTACCTGCGTGAGTGTAATCACAAGGAGGTCAACGCTGTGGTGCTGCTCTACATGGCCACGCAGATCTCCTCCGCCATGGAATACCTGGAGAAGAAGAACTTCATCCACAG GGATCTGGCCGCCCGTAACTGCTTAGTTGGGGAAAACCACTTGGTTAAAGTGGCAGATTTTGGACTGAGTCGCCTGATGACTGAAGAAACCTACATAGCCCATGTAGGAGCCAAGTTCCCCATTAAATGGACCGCCCCGGAGAGTCTGGCCTATAACAAATTCTCCATCAAGTCAGACGTGTGGG CATTTGGAGTCCTGCTTTGGGAAATCGCCACCTATGGGATGTCTCCGTATCCTGGAATCGACTTGTCTCAAGTGTACGAGCTACTAGAGAAAGATTACCGCATGGACAGACCCGAGGGATGCCCAGAGAAAGTCTACGAGCTCATGAGGGCCT GCTGGAGGTGGAACCCTGCAGAGCGTCCTTCTTTTGCTGAAACCCACCAGGCGTTTGAGACGATGTTTCAAGAGTCCAGTATCTCCGACG AGGTGGAGAAAGAGTTGGGCAAAAAGGGTAAAAAGCTCACGCTGGGTCCGATGCAACAGGCTCCAGAACTTCCCACTAAGACGAGGACAGTGCGAAGACATGCGGACAGCAGGGATGGCGACAGTCCGG ACGCGGCGGAGGCCGAGGTTACCGGGCCCCCGATGCTCCCGAGGCCTGTCCTTGATAGCAACCTAAACGAAGACGATCGCCTCCTAGCCAAAGATAAGTTCCGAATGAATCCGTTCAGTTTAATCAAGAAAAAGAAGAGAACGGCTCCGGCACCCCCTAAACGCAGCAGCTCCTTCGGGAAGATGGATGGGCACCTGGACCGTAGAGGACTGGCTTCCGACTGCAAAGATGATTTTAACAACGGCGCTCCCATCAACGACTGCATCGACTCTTCTCATTTAGTCAGCTCCAACTGTACAACGATTGTCGGAGTCACCAATGGAGCCCCGGCTTATCCCGGTCAGCTCTTTCCATCTCATTCACGGAAAAAGTGCACAACGTCGGCTGGCGGAGGGAAGCTTGCCACGACTCCACCCACAGAAGAAGACACCATGTCGAACTCCAAGCGCTTCCTAAGGTCTTCTTCCGCCTCTAGCATGCCTCCGGGGTCCGAGCGCACCGAGTGGAAGTCGGTCACCTTGCCCCGTGATATCCAGTCGTCTCACTTCGACTCGGGAACCTTCGGAGGAAAGCCAGCTCTGCCTCGCAAGAAAGCTGATTGTGTGCCCCGTGGTGGCACCCTTACTCCACCACCGCGCCTTCCCAAGAAAACCGACTCGGATGCACCGGACGACGTGTTTAAGGACTCGGAGTCTAGTCCTGGATCAAGTCCCTTGACTCTGACACCGAAGCTCAGCCGTCGGACGGAAAGCTCCAAAACCAGCGCCTTACAAGCGGAGCTGTTCAAACCCAACGTGCTTCCGCCTCTAGGAGACGAATGCAGACCTCGTAGGCTCAAGAACTCTTCCGAAGTCCctggacaaagagagagagagaaggggaagTTCACCAAACCCAAACCAGCTCCTCCTCTGCCTCCGGTCTCGAGCGGCAAATCCGGAAAGACTTCGAGGAGCCCCACTTTGGACGTTTCTTCGGATACCAAAGTCAAAGGCTCGTCTGAACACAACCCTCCAAGTCCCGGATCCGCAGAACAAGGCAAAGGTGTGAGCCTTTCCCAAGAAAATGCTAAGAAAGTGCCAAAAAACACCTCAAAAGCGCAGCCCCCAAAGACGACTTCTATATCCCCAAGCGGTCAGCTGCCAGGGATGGGAACGGGATCGGCTCTCAGTGATCCGGGATCCAACTTCATTCCCCTCATGACGACTCGCCGCTCGCTAAGGAAGACGCGGCAGCCGTCAGAGCGGCTCTCCAACTCCTGCATCACGCGCGAGATGGTCTTGGAGAGCACCGAGCTCCTGCGAGCCGCCATCGGCCGCATGTCAGAGCAGACCGGCAGCCATAGCGCGGTGCTGGAAGCCGGCAAGAATCTGTCCAAGTATTGCGCCAGCTACGTCGAGTCCATCCAGCAGATGCGCAACAAGTTTGCGTTCCGCGAAGCCATCAATAAGTTGGAGAGCAGCCTGCGCGAGCTGCAGATCTGCCCCGCCGCCACCGGGGGAGCCAACACACCTCAAGACTTTTCAAAGCTGCTTTCCTCCGTCAAGGAGATCAGTGACATTGTTCAGAGGTAG
- the LOC109048738 gene encoding tyrosine-protein kinase ABL1 isoform X1, with amino-acid sequence MKMLEICLKLVGCKSKKGLSSSSSCYFEEALQRPDFEAPGLSEAARWNSKENLLAGPSENDPNLFVALYDFVASGDNTLSITKGEKLRVLGYNHNGEWCEAQTKNGQGWVPSNYITPVNSLEKHSWYHGPVSRNAAEYLLSSGINGSFLVRESESSPGQRSISLRYEGRVYHYRINTASDGKWLGSLAHALVSVPLQLYVSSESRFNTLAELVHHHSTVSDGLITTLHYPAPKRNKPTIYGVSPNYDKWEMERTDITMKHKLGGGQYGEVYEGVWKKYNLTVAVKTLKEDTMEVEEFLKEAAVMKEIKHPNLVQLLGVCTREPPFYIITEFMTHGNLLDYLRECNHKEVNAVVLLYMATQISSAMEYLEKKNFIHRDLAARNCLVGENHLVKVADFGLSRLMTEETYIAHVGAKFPIKWTAPESLAYNKFSIKSDVWAFGVLLWEIATYGMSPYPGIDLSQVYELLEKDYRMDRPEGCPEKVYELMRACWRWNPAERPSFAETHQAFETMFQESSISDEVEKELGKKGKKLTLGPMQQAPELPTKTRTVRRHADSRDGDSPDAAEAEVTGPPMLPRPVLDSNLNEDDRLLAKDKFRMNPFSLIKKKKRTAPAPPKRSSSFGKMDGHLDRRGLASDCKDDFNNGAPINDCIDSSHLVSSNCTTIVGVTNGAPAYPGQLFPSHSRKKCTTSAGGGKLATTPPTEEDTMSNSKRFLRSSSASSMPPGSERTEWKSVTLPRDIQSSHFDSGTFGGKPALPRKKADCVPRGGTLTPPPRLPKKTDSDAPDDVFKDSESSPGSSPLTLTPKLSRRTESSKTSALQAELFKPNVLPPLGDECRPRRLKNSSEVPGQREREKGKFTKPKPAPPLPPVSSGKSGKTSRSPTLDVSSDTKVKGSSEHNPPSPGSAEQGKGVSLSQENAKKVPKNTSKAQPPKTTSISPSGQLPGMGTGSALSDPGSNFIPLMTTRRSLRKTRQPSERLSNSCITREMVLESTELLRAAIGRMSEQTGSHSAVLEAGKNLSKYCASYVESIQQMRNKFAFREAINKLESSLRELQICPAATGGANTPQDFSKLLSSVKEISDIVQR; translated from the exons ATGAAAATGTTGGAGATTTGTCTAAAATTGGTGGGCTGTAAATCCAAAAAAGGTCTTTCTTCGTCCTCCAGCTGTTACTTTGAAG AAGCGCTTCAGCGGCCGGATTTCGAGGCTCCGGGTCTGTCCGAGGCGGCACGCTGGAACTCCAAAGAGAATCTGCTGGCGGGACCCAGCGAAAATGACCCCAATCTGTTCGTAGCGCTGTATGACTTCGTCGCGAGTGGCGATAACACTCTCAGCATCACCAAAG GAGAGAAGCTGAGGGTTCTGGGATACAATCACAATGGCGAGTGGTGCGAGGCGCAGACCAAGAACGGCCAGGGCTGGGTTCCCAGCAACTACATCACACCCGTCAACAGCCTGGAGAAGCACAGCTGGTACCACGGGCCCGTGTCCCGCAACGCCGCCGAGTACCTGCTGAGCAGCGGCATCAACGGCAGCTTTCTGGTGCGGGAGAGCGAGAGCAGCCCGGGACAGAGGTCCATCTCGCTGCGCTACGAGGGCCGCGTCTACCACTACCGCATCAACACGGCCTCCGACGGCAAG TGGCTCGGTTCTCTGGCTCACGCTCTCGTGTCTGTTCCTCTGCAGCTGTATGTTTCGTCGGAGAGCCGCTTTAACACACTCGCGGAGCTGGTGCACCATCACTCCACGGTGTCTGACGGTCTGATCACCACGCTGCATTACCCAGCGCCCAAACGCAACAAGCCCACCATCTACGGCGTCTCGCCCAACTACGACAAATGGGAGATGGAGCGCACAGATATCACCATGAAACACAAGCTGGGAGGAGGACAGTACGGAGAGGTGTACGAGGGAGTCTGGAAGAAATACAACCTGACCGTGGCGGTCAAAACACTGAAG GAGGACACGATGGAAGTGGAGGAGTTTTTAAAAGAAGCCGCGGTCATGAAAGAAATCAAACATCCGAACCTGGTGCAGCTGTTGG GTGTCTGCACACGGGAACCTCCGTTTTACATCATCACTGAGTTCATGACCCACGGAAACCTGCTGGATTACCTGCGTGAGTGTAATCACAAGGAGGTCAACGCTGTGGTGCTGCTCTACATGGCCACGCAGATCTCCTCCGCCATGGAATACCTGGAGAAGAAGAACTTCATCCACAG GGATCTGGCCGCCCGTAACTGCTTAGTTGGGGAAAACCACTTGGTTAAAGTGGCAGATTTTGGACTGAGTCGCCTGATGACTGAAGAAACCTACATAGCCCATGTAGGAGCCAAGTTCCCCATTAAATGGACCGCCCCGGAGAGTCTGGCCTATAACAAATTCTCCATCAAGTCAGACGTGTGGG CATTTGGAGTCCTGCTTTGGGAAATCGCCACCTATGGGATGTCTCCGTATCCTGGAATCGACTTGTCTCAAGTGTACGAGCTACTAGAGAAAGATTACCGCATGGACAGACCCGAGGGATGCCCAGAGAAAGTCTACGAGCTCATGAGGGCCT GCTGGAGGTGGAACCCTGCAGAGCGTCCTTCTTTTGCTGAAACCCACCAGGCGTTTGAGACGATGTTTCAAGAGTCCAGTATCTCCGACG AGGTGGAGAAAGAGTTGGGCAAAAAGGGTAAAAAGCTCACGCTGGGTCCGATGCAACAGGCTCCAGAACTTCCCACTAAGACGAGGACAGTGCGAAGACATGCGGACAGCAGGGATGGCGACAGTCCGG ACGCGGCGGAGGCCGAGGTTACCGGGCCCCCGATGCTCCCGAGGCCTGTCCTTGATAGCAACCTAAACGAAGACGATCGCCTCCTAGCCAAAGATAAGTTCCGAATGAATCCGTTCAGTTTAATCAAGAAAAAGAAGAGAACGGCTCCGGCACCCCCTAAACGCAGCAGCTCCTTCGGGAAGATGGATGGGCACCTGGACCGTAGAGGACTGGCTTCCGACTGCAAAGATGATTTTAACAACGGCGCTCCCATCAACGACTGCATCGACTCTTCTCATTTAGTCAGCTCCAACTGTACAACGATTGTCGGAGTCACCAATGGAGCCCCGGCTTATCCCGGTCAGCTCTTTCCATCTCATTCACGGAAAAAGTGCACAACGTCGGCTGGCGGAGGGAAGCTTGCCACGACTCCACCCACAGAAGAAGACACCATGTCGAACTCCAAGCGCTTCCTAAGGTCTTCTTCCGCCTCTAGCATGCCTCCGGGGTCCGAGCGCACCGAGTGGAAGTCGGTCACCTTGCCCCGTGATATCCAGTCGTCTCACTTCGACTCGGGAACCTTCGGAGGAAAGCCAGCTCTGCCTCGCAAGAAAGCTGATTGTGTGCCCCGTGGTGGCACCCTTACTCCACCACCGCGCCTTCCCAAGAAAACCGACTCGGATGCACCGGACGACGTGTTTAAGGACTCGGAGTCTAGTCCTGGATCAAGTCCCTTGACTCTGACACCGAAGCTCAGCCGTCGGACGGAAAGCTCCAAAACCAGCGCCTTACAAGCGGAGCTGTTCAAACCCAACGTGCTTCCGCCTCTAGGAGACGAATGCAGACCTCGTAGGCTCAAGAACTCTTCCGAAGTCCctggacaaagagagagagagaaggggaagTTCACCAAACCCAAACCAGCTCCTCCTCTGCCTCCGGTCTCGAGCGGCAAATCCGGAAAGACTTCGAGGAGCCCCACTTTGGACGTTTCTTCGGATACCAAAGTCAAAGGCTCGTCTGAACACAACCCTCCAAGTCCCGGATCCGCAGAACAAGGCAAAGGTGTGAGCCTTTCCCAAGAAAATGCTAAGAAAGTGCCAAAAAACACCTCAAAAGCGCAGCCCCCAAAGACGACTTCTATATCCCCAAGCGGTCAGCTGCCAGGGATGGGAACGGGATCGGCTCTCAGTGATCCGGGATCCAACTTCATTCCCCTCATGACGACTCGCCGCTCGCTAAGGAAGACGCGGCAGCCGTCAGAGCGGCTCTCCAACTCCTGCATCACGCGCGAGATGGTCTTGGAGAGCACCGAGCTCCTGCGAGCCGCCATCGGCCGCATGTCAGAGCAGACCGGCAGCCATAGCGCGGTGCTGGAAGCCGGCAAGAATCTGTCCAAGTATTGCGCCAGCTACGTCGAGTCCATCCAGCAGATGCGCAACAAGTTTGCGTTCCGCGAAGCCATCAATAAGTTGGAGAGCAGCCTGCGCGAGCTGCAGATCTGCCCCGCCGCCACCGGGGGAGCCAACACACCTCAAGACTTTTCAAAGCTGCTTTCCTCCGTCAAGGAGATCAGTGACATTGTTCAGAGGTAG
- the LOC122145110 gene encoding ras-related protein Rab-14-like isoform X2: MADCPHTIGVEFGTRIMEVSGQKIKLQIWDTAGQERFRAVTRSYYRGAAGALMVYDITRRSTYNHLSSWLTDARNLTNPSTVIILIGNKADLEAQRDVTYEEAKQFAEENGLLFLEASAKTGENVEDAFLEAAKKIYQNIQDGSLDLNAAESGVQHKPSAPQGGRLTSEPQPQKEGCGC, from the exons ATGGCCGACTGTCCGCACACCATCGGCGTGGAGTTCGGCACCAGGATCATGGAGGTGAGCGGTCAGAAGATCAAGCTGCAGATCTGGGACACGGCGGGTCAGGAGCGCTTCAGAGCCGTCACGCGCAGCTACTACAGAGGAGCGGCGGGAGCACTCATGGTCTACGACATCACCAG GAGAAGCACATACAATCACCTCAGCAGCTGGCTGACCGACGCCAGGAACCTCACCAACCCCAGCACC gtcatCATTCTCATAGGAAACAAAGCGGATCTGGAAGCGCAGCGAGACGTGACGTATGAAGAGGCGAAGCAGTTCGCCGAAGAGAACG gtcTACTGTTCCTGGAGGCCAGCGCTAAAAC AGGAGAGAATGTGGAGGACGCGTTTCTGGAAGCAGCTAAGAAGATCTACCAGAACATCCAAGACGGCAGTCTGGATCTGAACGCGGCCGAGTCGGGCGTCCAGCACAAACCGTCAGCGCCGCAGGGAGGCCGGCTCACCAGCGAACCACAGCCGCAGAAGGAAGGGTGTGGCTGTTAA